Genomic DNA from Luteitalea sp.:
CTGGCTGCTTGGCCCGGGTCAGCGCGACGTCGTGCGGCTCTGCAGCGCTGCCGCGTAGAACCGTCAGCTTGACCGAGGAGCCGACCGCGCCGGCCAGCAGCTGCCGGCCCTCGAACACCGACATCGGGCGTGTCGATTTTCCATCGATGGCGCGGACGTAATCGCCGGTTCGGAGGCCCGCCTTCGCGGCCGGCGATCTATCGCGCACCGCCACGACACGCAGGTAGAACTGGCGCGTCAGCTCTATCCCGGTCGTGCCGTCTGGCGCCGCGTCGCCGTTCTCGAGCTGCCGCGCTTGCTCGGGCGTCAAGTAGGCGCAATCTGGATCGAGCCCCTCGGCGAGGCCGCGCATCGCACCGTCCAGGACCTCTTCGGTGTTCGCCTCCTCGAAGTAGTTGTTTACGATGAGGGAGACCACATCCTCGAACACCCGGAGATGCTGGAACGTATTTTCTCTCGCGGAGGCGTGACGTCCGAGCCAGCCGCCCACGACGGCAAACACCATCAGGGGCATCGAGAGGAGAACGATTGTCAGACGCGTGCGGGAAGACATAACAGCTCAGGTGCGCCACCGGGAAGTCGCCTTTACGCATTTGGCTGCCGTGGACGCTGCGCTCTATTGTACAAGAATCGGTGATGATGAGAGTCCTCGGTCTGGACGTCGGGCAGAAGCGGACCGGAGTCGCCATTAGCGACCCGTCGGGGACCATTGCCCGGCCGCTCGTGGTCCTGCACGGGAACGCCCTCCCACAGGTCGTGGCGTTGGTCGCCCGCCTCATCGGTGAGGAGGAGGGTTTGACGACGATTGTCGTGGGGCTGCCGCTCCGTCTCAACGGCAGCCCGAACGACCAGACCGCGCGCGTGCTCAAGTTCGTCGCAGAGCTGCGGGGACAGGTCTCGGTGCCGATCGCGCTCTGTGGTGAGCGCCTCACGAGCGTCGAAGCCGAGAGTCTGCTGGCCCAGCGTGAGAAGGACTGGCGCCGTCGGAAGGCCCGGCTCGATGCGGCGGCGGCAGCCGTTATTCTCCAGGAGTACCTGGACCAACGGGCCGAGTCCTGAGCCGCGGCCTGGCGTGCAGTGGGGAATGGAGATCGATGCGTCGTTGGTTGTTGCTCACACTTCTCGTGTTTGCCGCGGTTGGCGTGCTGTTGGGTGTCATCGCCTATCGTGTGGTGACGCCCTACAAGGGCTACGCTGCGGATGAGCAGTTCGTCGACATCCGGGCGGGCAGCTCACAGCGTGCCATCGGCGACCGCCTCGTCGAGAGTGGCGTGGTCCGCGATCGGATTGCCTTTCGTGTGGCGGTCCGGCTCGGCGCGCGCGGCCGGGCCCTCAAGGCAGGCGAATACCGCTTCGGTCGACCAGCCTCGATGCTGGAGGTCGTCGACAAGCTAGCGCGGGGGGACGTCTACCTGCGCCCGCTCACGATACCCGAAGGGCTGACGATTGCCGAGATGGCGACGCTTTTCAACGCGAAAGGCTTTGGGGCCGAACAGCACTTCCTGGAAGCGGCTTCTGATCCAACACCCATTCGCGATCTCGATCCTGACGCACGGGATCTCGAAGGCTACTTGTTTCCCGACACGTACAACCTGCCGCGGCGTGTCGATGCGCGAGAGCTCGTGAATCAGATGGTCGGACGGTTCAAGGCGGTGTTCGACGATCGCATGCGCGCGCGGGTGAGCGGGAGCGGGCAGACCGTGCGTGAGCTGGTAACGCTGGCGTCGATGGTCGAGAAGGAGACCGGCCAGGATCACGAGCGTTCACTCGTCGCAGCCGTTTTTGCGAATCGACTCCAGAAAGGGATCGGTCTCTATTCCGACCCGACAATCATCTACGCGCTCACCAAGACCGGGCGTTACGAGGGCAATCTCTCACGAGCCGACTTGCGTCTCGACTCGCCGTATAACACCTACAAGTACCCGGGCTTGCCACCGGGGCCCATCGCAGCCCCCGGCCGCGCATCACTGACCGCCGCGCTCGAACCCGCGTCTGTCGATTACCTGTACTTCGTCAGCCGGAACGACGGGTCCCATGTCTTCGCGCACACCCTCGA
This window encodes:
- the ruvX gene encoding Holliday junction resolvase RuvX produces the protein MMRVLGLDVGQKRTGVAISDPSGTIARPLVVLHGNALPQVVALVARLIGEEEGLTTIVVGLPLRLNGSPNDQTARVLKFVAELRGQVSVPIALCGERLTSVEAESLLAQREKDWRRRKARLDAAAAAVILQEYLDQRAES
- the mltG gene encoding endolytic transglycosylase MltG, which encodes MRRWLLLTLLVFAAVGVLLGVIAYRVVTPYKGYAADEQFVDIRAGSSQRAIGDRLVESGVVRDRIAFRVAVRLGARGRALKAGEYRFGRPASMLEVVDKLARGDVYLRPLTIPEGLTIAEMATLFNAKGFGAEQHFLEAASDPTPIRDLDPDARDLEGYLFPDTYNLPRRVDARELVNQMVGRFKAVFDDRMRARVSGSGQTVRELVTLASMVEKETGQDHERSLVAAVFANRLQKGIGLYSDPTIIYALTKTGRYEGNLSRADLRLDSPYNTYKYPGLPPGPIAAPGRASLTAALEPASVDYLYFVSRNDGSHVFAHTLDEHNKNVREYQVRYFRERRGKG